TATACCCCTGCTTTTTCCCATTACTGTCTTTTCATAGGCGGTCCGTGCAGCAAGCGCATTTTTTTCACCTGTTTTTTCTCCGAGCTTTTCACCGAATTTTCTCTTGATCGATTCTTCTAAGGACTCTATCTTTATAATCCCTGTCGCTTTTGCAAATGCCCCCAGGATTGCAGTATTGGTGATCGGGGCTTTCAGGATTTCAAGCGCGATGGATACTGCATCGACGGTCGCGGTGTTAATGGTCTTACCCAGATCTATGTCTTCCGGTTTTTCCTTTGAGTTAATAACCGCGATACCTTCCGGTTTCAAACCTGATACAACATCAATCGTGTCAAGCAGCGAATCATCAAGTACGACAACGCAGTCGGGATTATATACCTGCGTTTTACTGAATATTTTTTTTGAATCGATACGTGTGAAGGCAAGAACCGGCGCTCCCCGTCTTTCAGCCCCGAAAAAAGGAAATGCTACAGCATAATTTCCTTCATTGACCGCAGCTTCTGCAAGGGTCTGAGCAGCCATGACCGCCCCCTGCCCGCCGCGGCCATGAAACCTTACTTCGTACATGACTTTTTATTCACAGGAGCCGGGTAAAAGTATATTCCCGCAATCACTGCATACGAATCTGGGAAGACCTTTTTTCAGCATCTTCACAGGCGCCGGATATCCTCCCTCCCATATCGGAAGGTCAATCCTGTGTGTATGTCCCATACATAGCCCTTTGCCGCACATTATGCAGATAGATACGGATTCTTCAACAGTCCCGTTTCGTGCACATTCAAAACATTTCAACATGACGATCACCAGTTTTCCTTCAAAGCTTCATGACATGGCGGACACATTATTCGTTTCATTTTCTCGATGTCCTTTTCAAGCCTTACAGGATAGTCACCTTTCCAGACAGGCGTTTCTTCATATATCGCATGTTCCATGCAAACTCCCATACCGCACACTATACATGCCGCCACTGCGTCCGTATCTTTCCCCATTTTAGCACAAACATAACATTTCATACTAAATCACTCTTCCTCGTCTGCCATCAGTCCTTCTTTTATCAACAGGTCGCTTCTTACCGCATGGGTTGATTCTATTTTCTGGCCAAGTATCTGCCGGATCTCTTTTGCCAGTTCATTTAGCTTTATTCGTGAACAGGTCTCTCCTCTCGTTATTCCACTGACGATCGCAGCCACGGTTCCTTCTGTTTCCGGATTTTTAGGTTTTACAAGCTTTGTTTTAATACCTGCTTTTGCAAAATCCTCAAAGTCAATAGGATATTCACAGGCTACTACTGCAGGGATATTTATATATTTCAATATCTTTTTTGTTTTTGAGATTATATGGGAATTCACATTTCCCATATTGAGCAATACGATTTTGTGTCTTGCTATCTGTTCTATCTCTTTAGCTGTCAAACCGAAATTTGCCCCGTAGCCTCTTGAAACATTGGAAGATCCGGTTTCATCCATGGGAACGCCTGCGCCAGCCTCAAGGACAAGGACGCTTACCTGTATACTTTCCCGCCTGAGTCCCTGCGTTATTTCGCATACCGGTTTTGTGATATGCCTGCGGCCTGGAGACATGGCAATAGCTACTACATCAGGTCTTGCTGCCTCAGACAGGGTTCCTCTCTGGGCAAGACCGCCGCCCCGGCCAAGACCCATTGTTTCCCTGCAATCCACCAGTTGTGTTTCTCTTCCGAACATGATTATTTTTTTATCTTAAGTATGGTTTCCCATGTATCTGCATGGTCTTCTTCATCTGAGAGTATTTTCTCAAGCATAAGTCTTGTTGTAGGGTCATCTTCTTCTATGGCAAGTTTGATATGTTCTTTATATTGCTCTATAGCATGATTCTCCTTTGCCAGGTCATCCTGTACCATTTTCTTTAAGTCTCCGCCTTCAGCTATTGGCTCGGGTTTCTTTGTCGGGGTTCCGCCAAGATATACAATCCTCTCACCGAGCTTTTCAGCATGTTCCATCTCACTTTTTGCAAGTGATTTGAATATTTCGAGGATAGCAGGACTTTCCATTCCATCTCCCTCATAATGATGCTTCATATACTGTATGATAGCGCTCAATTCTTCTTCTCTGTCCTTGTTCAATGCATCTATTATTTTCTGGCTCATATTTTCCTCCCTTTTGATCTTATTTTATATCATTGATTTATCAATGAACAATAGTATATTTCAATGAATATTAATATATTTCAATCTTACAATCTTATTTACTGCCTTTTTCTTCCAGGCATACAGCCGTGACCGCTGCCATATCCTTCTTTTCCCCCTGTTCCCTCTATAAGTTTCAGGGCTCGCCTGCATGTGGCTACTCCGGGGGCGCCCGAAGTGATGAAAATTACACTCATGGTTTCCATTATTTCTTCTTTTGTGGCGCCGTGATTGAGTGCACTCCTTAACTGGGATTCACAGCATGGCTCGCATCTCTGGGATGCCATGACAGCAAGAGACATTAATACCTTGACCTTTGCAGAAAGAGCACCATCCTCCTGGATCTGGTCATCGCATTCCTTATAATGTTCAAATAGCTTCGGGTTCATTTCCCCCATCATATTCATTATTTCGGGAGTAAACCCCATTTTACCTTCTATGCTATCTATCACTTTCTTAGGTTCCATATTTTCTTTCATAGTATATCTTTTGTTAAAGAGTTTATTTAATACTTTGCCTGCAATTTTGAAAGGATTTTCTTTATTTCTTCCTTATGCCTGGTTTCATCTTTCATTGATTTTTCAAAAAATTGGAACGCTTCATCGTTTCCTTCAGCAAATGCCACTTCTGATGCATCTGATTTATCTTTTTCCGCCTGTATCTCTCCTGCGAGCATACTCAGAAGATTCGTTTTTGTGTCCTTTACCATTCCCAGGAGAGCTGCAAATTGGGCTGCATGAGAGGCCTCATCCATTGCGATATTAAAGAGATAAGCCGCAATCTCGTTTTCTCCTTCTGCCTCTGCTCGTTTTGACATGGCAAGATATAATGCAATATCATTTGATTCCGAATCAAACGTTTTTTCCATTATTTCCATTGTTTGCATTTTACACCTGTTGAAGATCAATAACTTTCTTTAAGCCTTCTTCTGCTTCTATTGCGAGTTTGCTTAATTTATCATACCCGGAGAGGGAGCTTGCAGTGCTCAATGCAACAGTTGGCTTATAGAGTGAAACTTTAGTTTTTCCTTTGTCGGAATAAACGACTATCTTGCAGGGAAGGATCAGGCCAGCCTGCTTATTTATGGAAAGTCCCTGATATGCAAGATCCGGGTTGCATACATCCAGGATAATGTAATCATCATATTCAATTTTTAATTTTTCTGCAAGGATCTTTCTGACATCAATGACGCTCAATACTCCCCATTTGTTAGCTTTAAGATCTTCTGAAAGCTTTTCGACTGCGGATTTCACACTAAGTTTCGATTCTTTTGTGTAATCGATCATAACTTCCTCCTCCATCTTAATTTGTCTTTCAAGTATAATAAAAGATTGGATTGTCAAATCGATTCAACTTTCGCATCCGCCCACCTATCAACAAAAAGGTACTTGAGCATACCGATTATCTGGAAATTTGAACCGGTTTTTACCTCAATGGTCACTAATGTATCTTCCTGACTAAATAAAACCGAATCCAGGAGCTTTTTTTTCCTGTCCTTGACTGCAACCTCAAAATAGATACTTCCTTCCTGTTTCTTGATATCAAAACCAAGCCCGTTTAAGAGCAGGTATTCCTGCAAACGATTCTGGAAGCTGTACTTTGAAGGGTCGTTCCATAGTGATGCTATCCTGAAACTATTCCCGATCTCTTTCCCGTCGAAAAATGAGATATCCAGTAGTGATGACTCAATACTTTTTTCCTTGAGACGCCTGATGAATATTTCCTGGCTTCCCGAAAATTCAAAATCGTACAGGAATCGGCCGAAAAGGAAACCATATCCTCTGGAAGCCACCATATTCTGCACCTGCCTGCATAGAAGATAGTCCTTTACAAGAGCAGGTACCTGTTCAAGAATAGCTTTTCCGATAAATGCGCACTTTGCTTCCGGGGTCAGGTATCGCCCCTGTTCTTTTAAAGTAACTGCCGCCTGCACGATCTTTGGCCTTTTCTTTTTCTCAACAGTATTTTTGAGCCTGTCGAGGTCTTCCCGTAAAACCACAGGAACCGATAAAAGTTTTCGTTCCTCACATCCCCCACACCCGATGCAGCCGCCTTTTCCTTTAAGGCAATATCCATTGTCTGTAAAATTCATGGATTCGGTGTACATTTTATAAAGAAATGACTTGACAGGAGTGCCTTTTAAGATTTCAAAAGGAAAAACGTAATTCATGTCTTTAGCTTTGGATATTCTATTGCCTGATGCCGACCTTAAGTCAGAGATTAGCAAACTTTTGCCACCGGTCATATGTTCACCGTCAAAATATCCACCTTTTCCGGCAAATTCGGAAATAACCCCAAAACATTCAAAACCTGCAAGAACAATATGCTGCGATATCAGGAATTCTTCTATATCCTGCGCCATTCTGAACTCAAAATTATTGGTTTCACAATCCCTCTTAATATCCCCTTTTATTTTTTTTATGCTTTCAGGGTCTTTTATGGTCGGGCTGAATTGCAGGGGTGTAAAAGGAAGGTTTGAAAGAAGCCCGAAGCTCATAATTGTCCTGCATCCCGGTGATAATTTTGTTTTTAAATTTTTAAGCTTCATTATGAAAGCTTTGAATTCCCGGCAGTCATTTTCATTTTCATGACCTGTAATTATGAAAAATAATTTTATTTGCCTTGGTTTTCTTGAATAAATATGCTCAAGCGATGCAAGAAGTTCCTTTTCAGATAAGCTCTTATGCAAAAACCTTCTCATCCTGTCGTTTATCCCTTCCACCCCCAGTGTGAAAGTCCTTTTCCCGGAGAGTATCTCAAGATCAAGGAGTTCAGGGTTCATTGCGATAATATCTGCCCGCTGGCTCTTGAAATTCACAAATTTTGCAACTTCATTAAGGTCAGCGATTATTTTAGATATTCCTGTATGAAGATTGAAATTAAAACTCAGGGTATCAAACTCGCTCGGTGCATGTTTTATTTTTACTTCAAGCGCTTTTGAAACTATGTCCCCGGATT
This is a stretch of genomic DNA from Candidatus Methanoperedens sp.. It encodes these proteins:
- a CDS encoding pyruvate ferredoxin oxidoreductase subunit gamma, which codes for MYEVRFHGRGGQGAVMAAQTLAEAAVNEGNYAVAFPFFGAERRGAPVLAFTRIDSKKIFSKTQVYNPDCVVVLDDSLLDTIDVVSGLKPEGIAVINSKEKPEDIDLGKTINTATVDAVSIALEILKAPITNTAILGAFAKATGIIKIESLEESIKRKFGEKLGEKTGEKNALAARTAYEKTVMGKSRGIKKLEARKQWLPTYQEMPVGGSLIESKTDAGLIGPGSFIENKVSGWATYRPLRDREKCVMCLLCWFYCPEGTIHRISNKGDLMTNYDYCKGCGVCANECPVDAIKMVRARA
- a CDS encoding DUF2180 family protein, with product MKCFECARNGTVEESVSICIMCGKGLCMGHTHRIDLPIWEGGYPAPVKMLKKGLPRFVCSDCGNILLPGSCE
- a CDS encoding DUF2180 family protein, giving the protein MKCYVCAKMGKDTDAVAACIVCGMGVCMEHAIYEETPVWKGDYPVRLEKDIEKMKRIMCPPCHEALKENW
- the mcrC gene encoding methyl-coenzyme M reductase I operon protein C; amino-acid sequence: MFGRETQLVDCRETMGLGRGGGLAQRGTLSEAARPDVVAIAMSPGRRHITKPVCEITQGLRRESIQVSVLVLEAGAGVPMDETGSSNVSRGYGANFGLTAKEIEQIARHKIVLLNMGNVNSHIISKTKKILKYINIPAVVACEYPIDFEDFAKAGIKTKLVKPKNPETEGTVAAIVSGITRGETCSRIKLNELAKEIRQILGQKIESTHAVRSDLLIKEGLMADEEE
- a CDS encoding ferritin, giving the protein MSQKIIDALNKDREEELSAIIQYMKHHYEGDGMESPAILEIFKSLAKSEMEHAEKLGERIVYLGGTPTKKPEPIAEGGDLKKMVQDDLAKENHAIEQYKEHIKLAIEEDDPTTRLMLEKILSDEEDHADTWETILKIKK
- a CDS encoding carboxymuconolactone decarboxylase family protein; amino-acid sequence: MKENMEPKKVIDSIEGKMGFTPEIMNMMGEMNPKLFEHYKECDDQIQEDGALSAKVKVLMSLAVMASQRCEPCCESQLRSALNHGATKEEIMETMSVIFITSGAPGVATCRRALKLIEGTGGKEGYGSGHGCMPGRKRQ
- a CDS encoding rubrerythrin family protein; the encoded protein is MQTMEIMEKTFDSESNDIALYLAMSKRAEAEGENEIAAYLFNIAMDEASHAAQFAALLGMVKDTKTNLLSMLAGEIQAEKDKSDASEVAFAEGNDEAFQFFEKSMKDETRHKEEIKKILSKLQAKY
- a CDS encoding DUF302 domain-containing protein; the encoded protein is MEEEVMIDYTKESKLSVKSAVEKLSEDLKANKWGVLSVIDVRKILAEKLKIEYDDYIILDVCNPDLAYQGLSINKQAGLILPCKIVVYSDKGKTKVSLYKPTVALSTASSLSGYDKLSKLAIEAEEGLKKVIDLQQV